The nucleotide sequence GCGTGCGGGACGGTGCGCCCTCGCTCATGCGCCGGCCGAGCTCCGCAGCCGAGCCGCGACCTGGACCGCCCGGACCGCGGCCGCGGCCTTGTTGCGCGACTCCGCGTACTCCAGCGCCTCCACCGAGTCCGCCACGATGCCGCCGCCGGCCTGGACGCTCGCCCGGCCGTCCCGGATCAGGGCGGTGCGGATCGCGATCGCCATGTCCATGTTCCCCGCGAAGTCGAAGTAGCCGACCGTGCCGCCGTAGATGCCCCGGCGGGCG is from Motilibacter aurantiacus and encodes:
- a CDS encoding chorismate-binding protein, producing VVELMAIKRFSHIMHICSTVVGRLRPGATALQTLAATFPAGTLSGAPKPRAIALIDELEPARRGIYGGTVGYFDFAGNMDMAIAIRTALIRDGRASVQAGGGIVADSVEALEYAESRNKAAAAVRAVQVAARLRSSAGA